A single genomic interval of Flavihumibacter rivuli harbors:
- a CDS encoding DUF4256 domain-containing protein yields the protein MAKQDQLKLNASQRQQLIETLQQRFERNPGRHKGIDWTTVLGRLTVRPDKLWSLQEMERTGGEPDVVGMDSSSGELVFMDCAPESPKDRRSLCYDREALDARKEFKPESTVMDLAASMGISVLTEAEYRYLQTLGHFDTKTSSWLRTPEPIRKLGGAIFGDRRYDHVFIYHNGAGSYYAARGFRGVLKV from the coding sequence ATGGCAAAGCAAGATCAACTAAAACTTAATGCAAGCCAGCGCCAACAGCTGATTGAAACCCTTCAGCAAAGGTTTGAAAGGAACCCTGGTCGGCACAAAGGGATTGACTGGACTACCGTATTGGGTCGTTTAACGGTCCGGCCGGATAAGCTATGGTCCTTACAGGAGATGGAGCGAACTGGCGGTGAACCCGATGTGGTGGGAATGGATTCTTCCAGTGGAGAACTGGTCTTTATGGACTGTGCCCCTGAAAGTCCGAAGGATCGCCGTAGCCTTTGCTATGACCGCGAGGCATTGGATGCGCGCAAGGAGTTCAAGCCGGAGTCAACGGTGATGGATCTGGCGGCCAGTATGGGTATTTCCGTTCTCACAGAAGCCGAATACCGCTATTTGCAGACCCTGGGCCATTTTGATACCAAGACCTCCAGTTGGCTACGGACCCCTGAGCCCATCAGGAAATTGGGTGGCGCCATCTTCGGTGACCGCCGCTATGACCATGTATTCATCTACCATAACGGGGCCGGCTCCTACTATGCGGCAAGGGGATTCCGTGGGGTGTTGAAGGTGTAG
- a CDS encoding carboxymuconolactone decarboxylase family protein, with protein sequence MPHIALPENVPGIRSLVLYRPETGQHLYDLAQVLLRGESPLSEADRELIATYVSHLNQCYFCQNSHAAAARCLYGPSAQLVDEVLTDLQAAGVSEKLKALLQIAGKVQVLGKEVKEDDIAKARALGANDREIHDTVLIAATFCMFNRYVDGLATLTPTDPEAYRAMGERMTSIGYVLPQKAQP encoded by the coding sequence ATGCCACATATAGCACTTCCCGAAAATGTCCCCGGTATCAGGAGCCTTGTCCTCTACCGGCCTGAAACAGGGCAACACTTGTATGATCTCGCCCAGGTACTGCTCAGGGGAGAATCACCCTTGTCCGAAGCAGACCGCGAACTGATCGCCACTTATGTTTCCCATCTCAATCAATGTTACTTCTGCCAAAACAGTCATGCTGCAGCGGCACGTTGCCTCTATGGCCCATCAGCACAACTGGTGGATGAGGTACTAACAGACCTGCAGGCAGCGGGAGTAAGCGAAAAACTGAAAGCATTGTTGCAGATCGCCGGCAAGGTGCAGGTGCTGGGCAAGGAGGTGAAGGAAGATGATATCGCCAAGGCCAGGGCTCTGGGAGCCAATGACCGCGAGATCCATGATACTGTACTGATCGCAGCCACCTTCTGTATGTTCAACCGGTATGTGGATGGGCTGGCCACCCTAACCCCAACAGACCCGGAAGCCTATCGCGCGATGGGTGAACGGATGACCAGCATTGGCTATGTATTACCACAAAAAGCACAACCATGA
- a CDS encoding carboxymuconolactone decarboxylase family protein has translation MTTTTTSKAYIDLGNDLPGIRGLMAFRPETAQHLNALAEVLLRDDDNTLSRGERELIATYVSSLNDCFFCQNVHGALAGHYLGWSMAEIDAVKANREYPELTEKMKALLSIAGSVQISGKAVTEAQVITAKEQGATDREIHDTVLIAAAFCMFNRYVDGLGTWAPQDRQVYIERAPRRAAEGYVNTDLNK, from the coding sequence ATGACCACCACAACTACTTCAAAAGCCTATATTGACCTGGGAAATGACCTTCCCGGTATCAGGGGACTGATGGCCTTTCGCCCTGAAACTGCCCAACACCTGAATGCATTGGCGGAGGTATTGCTCCGTGATGATGACAATACCCTAAGCAGGGGTGAGCGGGAACTGATCGCCACCTATGTTTCCTCGCTGAATGATTGTTTCTTCTGCCAGAACGTTCATGGCGCATTGGCTGGACATTACCTGGGATGGTCAATGGCCGAAATTGATGCAGTCAAGGCGAACAGGGAATACCCTGAACTGACTGAAAAAATGAAAGCCTTACTGTCCATCGCTGGTAGTGTGCAAATAAGTGGCAAAGCAGTGACCGAAGCACAGGTGATCACAGCAAAAGAACAAGGAGCTACTGATCGGGAGATCCATGACACGGTACTGATCGCAGCGGCATTCTGTATGTTCAACCGCTATGTTGATGGACTGGGCACCTGGGCACCACAAGACCGGCAGGTCTATATTGAAAGGGCGCCAAGACGTGCAGCTGAAGGATATGTAAACACAGACTTAAATAAATAA
- a CDS encoding carboxymuconolactone decarboxylase family protein — protein sequence MPYIPVERHLPGITGLLEYRKDSAAPIRELTQFLLRGPNSLTEAERELIATIVSHGNQCRFCTTAHTAAADLLLGEQATTAQVKQDINAAPVSPKMKTLLTIASMVRESGKAVTEEAIQQARQAGATDLEIHDTVLIAALFCLYNRYVDGLATALPEDENYYSTLADRLVNHGYTRLPQGYDHLKK from the coding sequence ATGCCTTACATTCCGGTTGAGCGCCATTTACCTGGCATCACTGGGCTGCTGGAATACCGCAAGGATTCGGCTGCCCCTATTCGTGAGTTGACCCAATTCCTCCTGCGCGGACCCAATAGTCTGACCGAAGCAGAAAGGGAACTCATCGCCACTATTGTTTCCCATGGTAACCAATGCAGGTTTTGCACCACTGCCCATACTGCAGCTGCCGACCTGCTGTTGGGGGAACAGGCTACCACAGCACAGGTCAAACAGGACATTAACGCCGCTCCCGTTTCCCCCAAAATGAAAACCCTGCTGACCATTGCCTCCATGGTAAGGGAAAGCGGTAAGGCGGTTACTGAAGAAGCCATCCAGCAGGCAAGGCAGGCTGGGGCAACTGACCTGGAGATCCACGACACAGTGCTGATCGCGGCACTGTTCTGCCTCTACAACCGCTATGTGGATGGACTGGCGACAGCCCTTCCTGAAGATGAAAACTATTATTCCACCCTGGCAGACCGACTGGTCAACCACGGCTATACCAGGCTGCCCCAAGGCTATGATCACCTCAAAAAGTAA
- a CDS encoding MFS transporter has translation MKSGQIRITHIGLFITCFLSSVVGGTVSTLMSVYLPVAIRELLGPENLGNLDQISAYVNAIFILGWALGGFTWGLIGDRIGRKKALLLAIGSYGLATIATGSMQLWEGLVICRFISGFGVGGTLVLSFTLLSEVWPAKSRSIFIGILSIGIPTGIFSAGLINYLVTSWRQGFLVGIIPVAISLIAWIWLKIPTVPIETTTSKETEATAFSGVHGRNLIKGSVIFGSMLIGLWAIFSWLPTWIQSISPGHDAHQERGMSMMLLGFGGLTGGFLSGWIANALGLRRCMLLCFTACTALTLILLLTNSQVRPVLYLEIGVLAFFFGISQGVLSAYIPQLFPSVIRGTATGFCFNIGRILTAIGVMFVGLLVSSLGGYGNTLTLFTLSFVIGAMALLLDRSQTESYSLLKTK, from the coding sequence ATGAAATCTGGCCAAATTAGAATAACACATATTGGTTTGTTCATTACCTGCTTCCTGAGTAGTGTGGTAGGTGGAACGGTTTCGACCCTCATGTCAGTTTACCTGCCCGTTGCGATCAGGGAATTGCTGGGACCAGAAAATCTCGGGAACCTGGACCAGATAAGCGCTTACGTTAATGCCATCTTTATCCTCGGATGGGCCCTGGGTGGATTCACCTGGGGCCTGATCGGGGACAGGATCGGCAGGAAGAAAGCATTATTGCTGGCCATTGGCAGTTATGGCTTAGCTACTATTGCTACAGGTTCCATGCAGCTTTGGGAAGGACTGGTCATCTGTCGCTTTATCAGTGGCTTTGGGGTAGGCGGTACGCTTGTACTATCCTTCACCCTGCTGAGTGAAGTATGGCCCGCCAAAAGCAGGTCCATCTTTATTGGGATACTATCCATTGGTATTCCGACAGGTATTTTTTCTGCTGGACTCATCAACTACCTGGTTACTTCCTGGCGGCAAGGATTCCTGGTAGGTATCATACCCGTTGCCATTTCGCTGATCGCCTGGATTTGGTTGAAGATCCCCACCGTACCAATCGAAACCACTACATCAAAGGAAACAGAGGCAACAGCTTTTTCGGGTGTCCATGGTCGTAACCTGATCAAGGGCTCTGTCATCTTCGGCTCCATGCTGATTGGATTATGGGCTATTTTCTCCTGGTTGCCAACCTGGATACAGAGCATTAGTCCCGGCCATGATGCCCACCAGGAAAGGGGCATGAGCATGATGTTGCTTGGCTTTGGTGGCCTAACCGGTGGATTCCTCAGTGGATGGATAGCCAATGCATTAGGATTGAGGCGCTGCATGCTACTCTGTTTCACCGCCTGTACAGCGCTTACCCTTATCCTTCTCCTGACCAATAGCCAGGTTCGGCCTGTGCTTTACCTTGAAATAGGCGTGTTGGCATTCTTCTTTGGCATCAGCCAGGGAGTGCTTTCCGCCTATATCCCACAATTGTTCCCCTCTGTCATCAGGGGAACCGCTACAGGATTCTGCTTCAATATTGGAAGGATCCTGACGGCCATTGGGGTCATGTTTGTTGGCCTCCTGGTATCCAGTCTGGGTGGTTATGGCAATACCCTCACCCTATTCACATTGAGTTTTGTCATCGGGGCAATGGCCCTGTTACTTGACAGGTCGCAAACCGAATCCTATTCACTACTTAAAACAAAATAA
- a CDS encoding TonB-dependent receptor, whose product MKRLFTLFAFLITVQVQAQVFNLSGQITTEQNEPISNASLTVKDKLLGTVTNNKGQFNLAITKLKPPFTLVVSSVGFTEMEVQIDSTTTTINIQLQAKPAALGEVVTAATRMPENILRSPVTIEKMTLKSIRENASLTFYDGLQHLKGMEVVTSSLTYKQVNTRGFNSTGNSRFLQLVDGVDNQTPGLNFAVGNLFGSSDLDMESVELIPGSASALYGPMAFNGALLMHTKDPFKYQGLSLQAKAGVNHIGEDAVKPHGLYDVGLRYAKAFNNRFAFKLNASYLSGLDWYATNYTDISAQTPPDKRGPNNPGRDALNIYGDEVSRTIPGVGLVSRTGYEEKDLMNYDVYSLKLNGALHYRITNNLEAIYQYNYGRGTASYTGSSRFDLNNFELQTHRLELKGSQFFIRTYSVVENSNDSYNTRSLAQFINRTWVKDLNGNTVSADKADNMWFTRFESAFKGNISGVAANDYAAARGFADQGRLLPGTAAYEAAKETSIHNYGLSGAGVFSNSKFYNTEGQYDFSKAIKIFGLQAGANFRYYDMFTNGSLFDDKDQEITIKEYGAFIQANKSLLNERLKLTASLRYDKNENFDGYFTPRVAAVYEVARNHNVRASYQTGFRNPTPVDQFIHLNVGPITILGGAPKNSKDLNVYQNSFTAASVGAFGAAFGQAMANGKPYPVAVNENKHLLQKSEVAYIKPEKQQALELGYKGLFGNQLLVDINYNYSVYTNFILTTVVLEPQSDVYDENGDVNFDAANDLLSGKAHAYQLYTNAADKVSAQSLSAGLTYTTRSGYSLGGNITWAKFDIRDANPNNVPAFNTPEYSSNLTIGNSNLYRNFGFNLAWHWQDSFDWYGSFNGMRPGRIGAYSLVDLQFNKKLPKHNAMLKLGSSNLLNNRIYQAYGSPAIGAIYYVAITFEGLLK is encoded by the coding sequence ATGAAAAGACTATTCACCTTATTCGCCTTCCTCATTACTGTTCAAGTACAGGCGCAGGTCTTCAACCTGTCCGGACAGATCACTACAGAACAAAACGAACCCATCAGCAATGCCAGCCTAACGGTGAAGGACAAACTACTGGGAACCGTTACAAATAACAAAGGCCAATTCAACCTTGCTATTACCAAACTCAAACCTCCCTTCACCCTGGTGGTAAGTTCAGTAGGATTTACAGAGATGGAAGTGCAGATCGACAGCACTACCACTACCATCAATATACAATTACAAGCCAAGCCGGCAGCACTGGGGGAAGTGGTAACCGCTGCCACCCGGATGCCGGAAAACATCCTGCGCTCACCCGTGACCATTGAAAAAATGACGCTTAAGTCCATTCGTGAAAATGCCTCCCTTACTTTCTACGATGGCCTTCAGCATCTCAAAGGAATGGAAGTGGTGACCAGCAGCCTCACCTACAAACAGGTCAATACCCGTGGATTCAATAGCACCGGTAACTCACGTTTCCTACAGCTGGTGGATGGGGTGGACAACCAGACACCAGGGCTGAACTTCGCAGTGGGCAACCTCTTCGGCAGTTCAGACCTTGACATGGAAAGTGTGGAATTGATCCCCGGCTCTGCCTCTGCCCTTTATGGACCGATGGCTTTTAATGGTGCCCTGCTCATGCATACAAAGGATCCCTTCAAATACCAGGGACTAAGTTTACAGGCCAAAGCCGGTGTTAACCATATTGGTGAGGACGCTGTTAAGCCGCATGGATTGTACGATGTGGGACTGCGATATGCCAAGGCATTCAATAACCGCTTTGCCTTCAAGCTTAATGCTTCTTACCTGAGCGGACTCGACTGGTACGCCACCAACTATACTGATATCAGTGCACAAACACCCCCGGACAAGCGCGGACCCAATAATCCCGGTCGCGATGCCCTGAACATCTATGGCGATGAAGTATCCAGGACCATTCCGGGCGTTGGCCTCGTATCGCGCACGGGCTATGAAGAAAAGGACCTGATGAACTACGATGTGTACAGCCTCAAACTTAATGGGGCACTGCATTACCGGATCACCAACAATCTTGAAGCAATCTACCAGTACAACTACGGCAGGGGTACTGCCAGCTATACCGGCAGCAGCAGGTTCGACCTGAATAATTTTGAACTGCAAACCCATCGCCTGGAGTTGAAAGGCAGCCAGTTCTTTATCCGCACCTACTCTGTTGTTGAAAACTCCAATGATTCCTACAATACCCGCTCGCTGGCGCAGTTCATCAACCGCACTTGGGTAAAAGACCTCAATGGCAATACCGTAAGCGCTGACAAGGCGGACAATATGTGGTTTACCCGTTTTGAGTCTGCCTTCAAAGGAAATATCAGTGGTGTTGCCGCAAACGATTATGCGGCAGCAAGGGGCTTTGCCGACCAGGGAAGGTTGTTGCCGGGTACAGCTGCATACGAGGCTGCAAAGGAAACTTCCATACATAACTATGGATTAAGCGGGGCAGGTGTCTTCTCCAACAGCAAGTTCTACAATACGGAAGGCCAATATGATTTTTCGAAAGCCATCAAGATCTTCGGCCTGCAGGCAGGTGCCAACTTCAGGTATTATGACATGTTCACCAACGGTAGCTTATTTGATGATAAGGACCAGGAGATCACCATCAAGGAATACGGCGCATTTATCCAGGCAAACAAATCATTGTTGAATGAGCGCCTGAAGCTTACCGCATCCCTTCGCTATGACAAGAATGAGAACTTTGATGGCTATTTCACGCCCAGGGTAGCCGCAGTTTATGAGGTGGCCAGGAACCATAATGTCAGGGCATCCTACCAGACCGGCTTCAGGAACCCAACCCCTGTTGACCAATTCATCCACCTGAATGTAGGTCCCATCACTATCCTGGGAGGCGCACCCAAGAACAGCAAGGACCTGAATGTTTACCAGAACTCCTTCACTGCTGCTTCAGTAGGCGCCTTCGGGGCGGCATTCGGACAGGCCATGGCCAATGGCAAACCCTATCCCGTTGCTGTCAATGAAAACAAGCACCTGCTGCAAAAGTCTGAGGTAGCCTACATCAAGCCCGAAAAACAGCAGGCGCTGGAACTGGGTTATAAAGGATTGTTCGGTAACCAACTATTGGTTGACATCAACTACAACTATAGCGTATACACGAACTTCATCCTTACCACAGTGGTATTGGAACCACAAAGTGACGTATATGATGAAAATGGGGACGTGAACTTTGATGCTGCCAATGACCTCTTAAGCGGTAAGGCCCATGCATACCAGTTGTATACCAATGCAGCCGATAAGGTATCAGCTCAAAGCTTGTCAGCAGGATTGACCTATACCACCAGGTCAGGTTACAGCCTGGGAGGAAACATTACCTGGGCGAAGTTCGATATCAGGGATGCCAATCCAAACAATGTACCTGCATTCAATACCCCTGAGTACAGCAGCAACCTGACCATTGGCAACAGCAACTTGTACCGGAATTTCGGCTTCAACCTGGCCTGGCATTGGCAGGACTCCTTTGACTGGTATGGCAGTTTCAATGGTATGCGTCCGGGCCGTATCGGAGCCTATTCGCTGGTGGACCTGCAGTTCAACAAAAAGCTTCCTAAGCATAACGCGATGTTGAAATTGGGATCCAGCAATCTCCTCAACAACAGGATCTACCAGGCCTACGGTTCACCTGCTATTGGTGCGATCTATTATGTGGCCATCACTTTTGAAGGACTCTTAAAATGA
- a CDS encoding arylsulfatase, with product MKNVLLAASLLTVCPIFAQNPKTAKKPAAGKTKVVAAPASEKPNILVIMPDDVGYWNVGAYNNGMMVPTPSIDRIGQEGMLFTDHYAAPSCTAGRAMFITGQLPIRTGLTTVGMAGSPIGLSEKDPTLAELLKPLGYRTGQFGKNHLGDRNEHLPTVHGFDEFYGNLYHLNTEEEPSLEMWPKDSGFNKRYKPRGVLDCIATNVDDATVDPRFGKVGKQKIKDTGPLDPKRMETVDEEFLSRTMDFMERSTKEGKPFFAWFNPSRMHIYTHLKPESKNLATPYSSEFDIYGSGLMELDDMVRRLLKKLEDLGVANNTIVVFTTDNGAMADWFPDGGTTPFRGEKATTWEGGVRVPMLVRWPARIPAGKKSNGIQDHCDMFTTLAAAAGVNNVQENLKASHKVYIDGVNNLNHWTSNAPSARQFEIYYNESDLTAIRIGHWKSHIQTREGFFDYNKPSALLVNLRMDPFERHTDWKSREVAMRLGIAWGGQVQDIIGAHLKTLSDFPPRQKGGSLTVKPGDLK from the coding sequence ATGAAAAATGTGCTTCTTGCGGCATCCTTGTTGACTGTCTGCCCCATTTTCGCCCAGAATCCCAAAACGGCTAAGAAGCCGGCAGCAGGTAAAACGAAAGTGGTTGCTGCACCGGCCAGTGAAAAACCCAATATCCTGGTCATCATGCCGGATGATGTGGGTTATTGGAATGTTGGCGCTTACAATAATGGCATGATGGTGCCTACGCCCAGTATTGACCGGATCGGGCAGGAGGGCATGCTGTTCACGGATCATTATGCAGCCCCTTCCTGTACAGCCGGCAGGGCTATGTTCATTACCGGCCAGTTGCCTATCAGGACCGGTCTGACCACCGTGGGTATGGCCGGTTCACCCATTGGCCTAAGCGAAAAGGATCCGACACTGGCAGAACTCCTGAAACCGCTTGGCTACAGAACAGGTCAATTCGGGAAGAACCATTTGGGTGATCGAAACGAACATTTGCCTACTGTACACGGGTTTGATGAGTTCTACGGGAACCTCTACCACCTTAACACAGAAGAAGAGCCATCGCTTGAGATGTGGCCAAAGGATTCCGGATTCAATAAGCGCTACAAACCAAGGGGTGTCCTTGATTGCATTGCCACCAATGTGGATGATGCAACAGTAGATCCCCGATTCGGTAAAGTTGGAAAGCAAAAGATCAAGGATACCGGTCCGCTGGATCCTAAACGAATGGAAACGGTTGATGAGGAGTTCTTGTCCCGGACCATGGATTTTATGGAGAGAAGTACAAAAGAGGGCAAGCCCTTTTTTGCCTGGTTCAATCCATCCCGTATGCATATTTATACCCACCTCAAGCCCGAAAGCAAGAACCTGGCTACTCCGTATTCTTCAGAGTTCGATATCTATGGCAGTGGACTGATGGAATTGGATGATATGGTAAGAAGGTTATTGAAGAAGCTGGAAGACCTGGGTGTTGCCAATAACACCATTGTTGTCTTTACCACCGATAATGGTGCGATGGCCGATTGGTTCCCCGATGGTGGCACCACGCCATTCAGGGGTGAAAAGGCCACCACCTGGGAAGGCGGTGTTCGGGTACCCATGCTGGTGAGATGGCCTGCAAGGATCCCTGCCGGTAAGAAGTCGAATGGGATCCAGGACCATTGCGATATGTTTACCACATTGGCAGCAGCAGCTGGCGTAAACAATGTTCAGGAGAACCTGAAAGCTTCTCACAAAGTATATATTGATGGCGTGAATAACCTGAACCACTGGACCTCCAATGCTCCCTCTGCACGCCAGTTTGAGATCTATTACAATGAGAGTGACCTTACAGCTATCCGGATCGGCCATTGGAAATCCCATATTCAAACCCGGGAAGGCTTCTTTGATTACAACAAGCCAAGTGCCTTACTGGTTAACCTGCGTATGGACCCCTTCGAGCGACATACCGATTGGAAATCAAGGGAAGTGGCGATGCGCTTGGGAATTGCCTGGGGCGGACAGGTCCAGGACATCATTGGGGCGCATTTGAAAACATTGAGCGATTTTCCACCACGGCAGAAAGGGGGTAGCCTCACTGTGAAGCCTGGAGACCTGAAATGA
- a CDS encoding TetR/AcrR family transcriptional regulator, which yields MAKTNKGIASRSTILTEARHLLNEKGLSITVDMIASELGLTRGRITHFFPTKDSLMVGIMRDYEHELSELIHQFDWGKGPDFANSVDIMDRVLDLQYEYRCAIAFLAITTKNQPELHQHIEGSYYNRIDGIRMRTSYMVEKKLLHPQILEKENWEVYCFQYTNLLTTWVISQEMYHSKKAYKKMKPVYILGAMNLYIPYLTREGKKAYDAAMVPYVSSISDSEKA from the coding sequence ATGGCAAAAACAAATAAAGGGATTGCCTCACGCAGTACTATCCTAACGGAAGCCCGGCATTTGTTGAATGAAAAGGGGCTCTCCATCACTGTTGATATGATCGCCTCGGAACTGGGGCTTACCAGGGGAAGGATCACCCATTTCTTCCCCACCAAGGATAGCCTTATGGTAGGGATCATGAGGGATTATGAACATGAGTTAAGTGAGCTGATCCACCAGTTCGACTGGGGGAAAGGGCCTGATTTTGCCAATTCGGTGGACATTATGGACAGGGTCCTCGACCTGCAATATGAATACCGCTGTGCCATTGCCTTTCTTGCCATTACCACCAAGAACCAACCTGAGTTGCACCAGCATATTGAAGGCTCCTATTATAACCGCATTGATGGCATCAGGATGCGCACCAGCTATATGGTGGAAAAAAAACTATTGCACCCGCAGATCCTGGAAAAAGAAAACTGGGAAGTGTATTGCTTCCAATATACCAACCTGCTTACCACCTGGGTGATCAGCCAGGAAATGTACCATAGCAAGAAGGCCTATAAAAAGATGAAGCCTGTCTATATCCTGGGAGCCATGAACCTTTATATCCCCTATCTTACCCGGGAAGGGAAAAAGGCCTATGATGCCGCCATGGTACCCTATGTCTCCTCAATTTCCGACTCAGAAAAAGCATAG
- a CDS encoding SphA family protein — MFVRKYCSGQSLLLTLALLLSLARANAQGHFVGGSFNPNDYFIPPATGWVVSFYYSYTNLDYFNQSGNKTDVIEVSQEPPLYVTIGQKVKTHSIIPMALYFGKGKILNARWGMMALPIINSPSANIALDFYTGPTPPANEDININIFGLGDCYLQPIWLTWEKNKLTTSVSYGLWLPTGKYEAGSAENMGLGYLSHNLRGAIRYKPKPQYTLMAATTFEFNTNQKDVDFKEAPHLTLDYGVSYSFTKGHELGLMGCGMWQLGDDKGEKAVAGNDRMYGLGLYGSYWFKPGKFGVLGRALQNFGTRNRFGGFSFQVGLNFLFLKY, encoded by the coding sequence ATGTTTGTTAGAAAATATTGTTCCGGCCAAAGCCTGCTACTCACCCTGGCCCTGCTGTTGTCATTGGCAAGGGCAAATGCCCAGGGGCATTTTGTAGGGGGTAGCTTTAATCCCAATGATTATTTCATCCCACCTGCCACAGGATGGGTAGTGTCCTTCTATTACAGTTATACCAATTTGGATTATTTCAACCAGAGCGGAAATAAGACCGATGTGATCGAAGTAAGCCAGGAACCGCCACTGTATGTTACCATTGGCCAAAAGGTCAAGACCCATTCGATAATCCCTATGGCCCTCTATTTTGGAAAAGGCAAGATCCTCAATGCCCGTTGGGGTATGATGGCCTTGCCGATCATCAATAGTCCCAGTGCCAACATCGCCCTTGATTTTTACACAGGCCCTACCCCTCCCGCCAACGAGGATATCAATATCAATATCTTTGGTTTGGGTGATTGTTACCTACAACCCATATGGCTGACCTGGGAAAAGAACAAGCTCACTACTTCTGTTTCCTATGGGCTATGGTTGCCCACCGGTAAATACGAGGCGGGTAGTGCAGAGAACATGGGTCTGGGTTATCTCTCCCATAACCTACGCGGGGCTATCCGCTACAAACCCAAACCACAATATACCTTGATGGCTGCCACTACCTTTGAATTCAATACCAATCAAAAGGATGTAGACTTCAAGGAAGCACCCCACCTGACCCTTGATTATGGTGTATCCTATAGCTTTACCAAGGGCCATGAATTGGGTTTGATGGGTTGTGGGATGTGGCAGTTGGGCGATGACAAAGGCGAAAAGGCCGTTGCCGGTAATGACCGTATGTATGGATTGGGCTTGTATGGTTCTTATTGGTTCAAGCCGGGCAAGTTCGGTGTACTGGGCAGGGCACTGCAAAATTTTGGCACCCGCAATAGGTTCGGTGGATTTTCCTTCCAGGTGGGATTGAATTTCCTGTTCTTGAAATATTGA
- a CDS encoding HD domain-containing protein produces MSIVSRALVFAAEHHQHQLRKGTRVPYMYHLLNVCKILVDHDCDDEVLAAGLLHDVVEDTPVTIEEVELHFGTRVASLVRAATELDKLEKRSIDKKGSWAERKQETINFLEHDASLLELKVPAADKLDNLRSMAADHARLGDVIWERFSASKEQQAWYFGEITRIFNERGKDEPMLQAIAEELALLHKRVF; encoded by the coding sequence ATGAGTATCGTTTCCCGGGCACTTGTCTTTGCAGCAGAGCATCACCAGCACCAGTTGCGGAAAGGCACGCGGGTGCCTTATATGTACCACCTGTTGAATGTTTGTAAGATCCTCGTTGACCACGATTGTGATGATGAAGTGCTGGCGGCCGGCTTGCTGCATGATGTGGTGGAGGATACACCGGTTACCATTGAAGAAGTGGAACTGCATTTTGGAACGAGGGTAGCATCACTGGTTAGGGCAGCAACGGAACTGGACAAACTGGAGAAGCGTTCCATTGATAAGAAAGGCAGCTGGGCTGAACGCAAGCAGGAGACCATCAATTTCCTGGAGCATGATGCCAGTTTGCTGGAGTTGAAAGTGCCGGCAGCGGATAAGCTGGATAACCTGCGTTCAATGGCGGCGGACCATGCGCGTTTGGGAGATGTTATCTGGGAGCGGTTCAGTGCCAGCAAGGAGCAGCAGGCATGGTATTTTGGGGAGATCACCAGGATCTTCAATGAAAGGGGGAAGGATGAGCCCATGCTGCAGGCCATTGCAGAAGAGCTGGCTTTGTTGCATAAGAGGGTATTTTAA